In Brassica rapa cultivar Chiifu-401-42 chromosome A06, CAAS_Brap_v3.01, whole genome shotgun sequence, a single window of DNA contains:
- the LOC103827818 gene encoding protein PHLOEM PROTEIN 2-LIKE A6 yields the protein MAASSSVATRIGPQVFISFRGEDVRNHFVSFLDPALRRANINVFLDENELLNTDLASLLTRIEESEIAMVIFSNNYPDSDRSLDGLAKMKELRDQGRLIVIPIFYNLDPLVVKELRGDFGDKFRDLQRIHLHQLERTQKWEEALVTIPDIRGMPRAEQSDTTDYHFIESMVVLIQRFLDHVAVRGNPREVILQ from the exons ATGGCTGCTTCGTCATCAGTTGCAACCCGAATAGGGCCTCAAGTGTTCATCAGCTTCCGGGGAGAAGACGTGCGCAACCACTTCGTAAGCTTTCTCGACCCTGCTTTGAGAAGAGCGaatataaatgttttcttaGACGAGAACGAGTTATTGAACACAGACCTAGCTAGCCTGTTGACGAGGATAGAAGAGTCCGAGATCGCAATGGTAATCTTCTCAAATAATTACCCCGACTCAGATAGGAGCTTGGATGGGCTGGCCAAGATGAAGGAACTTAGGGATCAAGGTCGTCTCATAGTGATTCCCATATTCTACAATCTTGATCCTTTGGTTGTGAAAGAACTTAGAGGAGACTTTGGCGATAAGTTTAGAGATTTGCAGCGCATACATCTACACCAGCTAGAAAGAACTCAGAAATGGGAGGAAGCTTTAGTTACTATTCCTGACATAAGAGGCATGCCCCGAGCAGAACAAAg TGACACTACAGATTACCATTTCATAGAGTCAATGGTTGTCCTGATACAAAGATTTCTGGATCATGTGGCCGTGAGAGGAAACCCAAGAGAAGTGATCCTACAATGA
- the LOC103827819 gene encoding glutathionyl-hydroquinone reductase YqjG, with translation MAASSANENSDKPRRTVTSFRNFVSQNHDSQFPAESGRYHLYISYACPWASRCLAVLKLKGLDKAITFTSVQPLWRNTKENDEHMGWVFPDSDKEVPGAERDHINGAKSVRELYDIASLNYTGKYTVPVLWDKKLKTIVNNESSEILRMFSTEFNHFAENPCLDLYPPNLRSLINETNEWVHHGINNGVYKCGSATTQTAYDEAVKQLFDALDKCEEILQKQRFLCGNTLTEPDIRLFVTLIRFDEAYTVIFKCNKRLIREYSNLFNYTKDIYQIPGLSSTVKMDHVKQNYYGSFPSINPLGIVAHGPNIDYSLSHDRHRFS, from the exons ATGGCTGCATCATCAGCTAACGAGAATTCGGATAAACCTAGAAGAACCGTAACATCATTCCGCAACTTTGTTTCACAGAATCATGATTCTCAGTTTCCAGCAGAATCAGGAAGATACCATTTGTACATCTCTTACGCTTGTCCGTGGGCTTCTAGATGCCTCGCAGTATTAAAACTCAAAGGACTTGATAAAGCAATAACCTTCACG TCTGTTCAACCTCTTTGGagaaacacaaaagaaaacGATGAGCATATGGGATGGGTTTTTCCCGACTCAGATAAGGAGGTTCCTGGAGCTGAGCGAGACCACATCAATGGTGCGAAAAGCGTTAGAGAACTTTATGACATTGCTAGCTTGAACTACACAGGCAAATACACTGTTCCT GTTCTTTGGGATAAGAAACTTAAGACAATAGTTAACAATGAGAGCTCTGAGATACTCCGAATGTTCAGCACCGAGTTCAATCATTTTGCGGAAAACCCTTGTCTTGATCTTTATCCTCCCAACCTCCGATCATTAATCAATGAGACAAACGAATGGGTACACCATGGGATAAATAACGGTGTTTACAAATGTGGTTCTGCTACAACTCAAACAGCATATGATGAG GCAGTGAAGCAATTGTTCGATGCATTGGACAAATGCGAAGAGATACTCCAAAAACAGCGGTTTCTTTGTGGAAACACTTTGACTGAACCAGATATTCGGTTATTCGTCACTCTCATAAGATTTGACGAG GCTTACACGGTGATCTTCAAATGCAATAAAAGACTCATAAGGGAGTATTCAAATCTCTTTAACTACACGAAAGATATTTACCAAATCCCCGGGTTGAGCAGTACAGTGAAGATGGACCATGTCAAGCAAAATTACTATGGAAGCTTTCCTTCTATAAACCCTCTTGGGATTGTAGCTCATGGACCAAACATTGATTACTCTTTGTCTCACGACCGACATAGATTCTCCTAA